A section of the Fusarium falciforme chromosome 8, complete sequence genome encodes:
- a CDS encoding MFS domain-containing protein, whose translation MEMNYNNETSQELHAIETELHTDIVPGTEIMRDVASHHFVKDRSGSSRVLIPQPSDDPADPLNWSFTWKILTIIGASLASFFQGFGPLALAPMFPDYIEAFHCSLADAVQFTGVCILVLGFSNFIWVPISTCFGRRPVYIFSNLICLASMVWRARAQTYGSFMGACVLNGIGAGPAESIQPSVIADIFFLHDRGKWNTLYWVTYMGSLMIGPIVSGSVALNVGWRNFWWLNVALGAFVLIYIVFLFPETKWHRPHPNEILEEVRPNSGKNGSSANAKHAESSQGDNQSIVDPAINVATEKGTPDRLADLTASETAQRDPYLGRGKPAKWQFRVFQPNAHPFKAILLDLWIPWKLFAFPIVQFASFVVSWSCSSFLTINLTQSQVLAAPPYNFSSQTIGFTNFAIFAGSLIGLATGGPLSDWVAAKLTARNNGVREPEMRLLAMIPFVLIMYLGNIIVSVGYENLWPWEAIVLVGYTCAGIQVAALPSISSTYAVDSYKPVAGSLFVSITVNKNLWGYGFSKFITPWSIKSGFIPPIMTNGSLVFLWCLFGVVFYYYGKTFRRWSKDSSIHSL comes from the exons ATGGAGATGAACTATAACAATGAG ACATCTCAGGAGCTCCACGCCATTGAGACGGAGCTCCACACAGATATCGTGCCCGGCACAGAGATTATGCGAGATGTTGCATCGCACCATTTTGTTAAGGATCGTTCTGGTTCCAGCCGTGTACTCATTCCTCAGCCTTCGGACGATCCTGCCGACCCCCTCAATTGGTCGTTTACATGGAAAATATTGACAATCATTGGGGCCAGTCTAGCGAGTTTCTTCCAGGGCTTTGGGCCACTAGCGCTTGCACCTATGTTCCCAGACTACATCGAAGCGTTTCACTGTAGCCTGGCGGACGCTGTCCAGTTCACTGGAGTGTGTATCTTGGTTTTGGGGTTTAGCAACTTTATATG GGTTCCGATAAGCACTTGCTTCGGTAGACGGCCGGTATACATCTTCTCCAACCTGATTTGCCTCGCCTCCATGGTATGGAGAGCCCGTGCCCAGACGTATGGTAGTTTCATGGGCGCTTGTGT GCTTAATGGTATTGGCGCTGGTCCTGCAGAGTCGATCCAACCGTCCGTCATTGCTG ATATCTTCTTCTTGCACGACAGAGGCAAATGGAACACTCTTTATTGGGTCACATATATGGGATCATTGATGATCGGTCCGATTGTCAGCGGTTCCGTCGCGCTCAATGTCGGGTGGCGTAACTTTTGGTGGCTAAACGTGGCCCTGGGCGCGTTTGTATTGATATATATCGTCTTCCTATTTCCAGAGACCAA ATGGCATCGCCCCCACCCGAACGAAATCCTTGAGGAAGTCAGACCCAACAGCGGGAAGAATGGCAGTTCGGCCAACGCCAAACACGCGGAGAGTTCACAGGGAGATAATCAGAGCATAGTGGATCCCGCCATCAACGTGGCCACAGAGAAAGGTACCCCGGATAGACTTGCTGATCTAACCGCCAGCGAGACGGCTCAAAGAGATCCTTATCTTGGCAGGGGCAAGCCCGCGAAGTGGCAATTTCGTGTCTTCCAGCCCAATGCACATCCCTTCAAGGCTATTCTTCTGGACCTATGGATCCCTTGGAAGCTATTTGCCTTCCCCATCGTTCAATTCGCCAGCTTTGTCGTCTCTTGGAGCTGCTCTTCTTTCTTAACCATCAATCTGACCCAAAGCCAAGTACTTGCCGCGCCACCTTACAACTTCTCTAGCCAAACGATTGGATTTACCAATTTCGCTATTTTTGCCGGATCTCTCATCGGCTTAGCGACGGGTGGTCCTCTGTCTGATTGGGTGGCTGCCAAACTCACCGCCAGAAATAACGGTGTTCGCGAGCCAGAGATGCGGTTGCTGGCCATGATCCCATTCGTTCTTATCATGTACCTCGGCAACATCATTGTTTCAGTTGGATATGAGAACCTTTGGCCATGGGAGGCAATCGTGCTTGTTGGATATACTTGTGCAGGTATCCAAGTTGCGGCCCTCCCGAGCATTTCGAGCACGTATGCCGTCGACAGTTATAAGCCCGTTGCTGGCAGCCTGTTTGTCAGCATCACTGTCAACAAGAACCTTTGGGGCTATGGATTCAGCAAATTTATCACTCCTTGGAGCATCAAGTCGGG TTTCATCCCACCCATCATGACAAATGGAAGCTTAGTCTTTCTCTGGTGTCTGTTTGGTGTCGTCTTCTACTATTATGGCAAGACATTTCGTCGTTGGAGCAAGGATAGCAGCATTCACAGCCTTTGA